Genomic DNA from Pirellulales bacterium:
GGTTCCGCACTGGGCGGCCTTTCGGTCGATCAAATCGGCGAACGGCTCCCCACCGTCGTCGGTGAAATGGGTACGGCCTTCAATACGACGACCGTGGCTTTGGCCGCGGCCACGTCGATGATGTTCGGCTTGTTCTTGTGCGAGAAGACCGAGCGCGAACTGATCCGCTCGACGGACCGGCGCGCCGAGCGCGAGTTGCTGAATCGCTTCGAAGCGGCCGACGCCAGCATGGCCCCGTTCCTAAACGCCGTCGAATCCGCCAGCCACACCATGCTACGGACGATGGATGAAACCGTCGAGCGGCAATTGGGCATCTGGTCGAGCGCCTTTAACGATCTACAGCGACAGGCTGACGAGCGGCATCAACTGCTCACCCAATTGTGGCAGGAGGCGATGGAATCGCTGCATCAGCGCTTCGAGGTGAACGATACCGAGCGCGAGCGCAAACTGGTCCGCGTGCTCGAAACGATGGAATCGCAACGCGACCAGCATCGGACCGAGGTCCGTGCCACGGTCGATCAGGTGACGCGTCTGCAAACGAACCTGACGGAACTAGCCGCGGCCGTGACCGAGGTCGTCCAAGGCAAGGGTGAGCTGATCAAATTGCAGGCCAGCCTGGCCGACAACATGCGACTGCTGCGCGAGACCGGTCAGATCGACCAGGCTCTGCACGGACTCACTGCGGCCATCCATCTCATCACGGCCCGTTATCAGCCGAACGCGCCCGGCTATGATCGCGCGGCGTAAGAGCTCGCGCTTTCTGCTGCTATTCTGCCGCAGCGTCTACGGTCACGACTTGCCGAGCGGCAGGACGACCTTGCTCAACAGGACCGGGACTTTGGTCGGCTTCAACGGGTTGTCCCCCACGGCCACGGTCTTTGGGTGCGCGATTCCCAGGACCAGTACGCAATCTCCGGCGGAGAGTCCGGTGATTGGTTCGTCGAGCGGCAGGAAGTACTGTTCGCTCGATCCGACCAGCTCGATCCACAACGCGCTTTCGGCGTCGTCCCCTGAAAACACTTTCTTAACCCGGCCAAAGACAAACGCCCCACCGTAAGGAGCGCGATCCTTGCCGGCATGTGCGTTGATCGGCCGCATTTGATCGCCGTCGCGCCACGGAACTGATCGCAGCTCGGCAACCGCCTGGTCGCACTCGCGGATCACGGCCTGCTGCTCGTCCAAAGGCATCGGTAATTGGGCGCCAGGATTCGATTGCACGTATTTGATGGCCGTTATCGTGCGGGCCAGCTCGTCGAGTGCGACGTAATCGTCATCTTGTTGCGGCCGCCAATTCTTCGAGGCCAGTTCCGCACGCAGCTTCTTCAACCGGTCTGAAGCCGTGAGCAGCGCCGCAAACTGTGGCTGCGACGGTTCCGGCACGCTGCGACGCCGCAACTTCAGCGGCACGACCGCCGTTTCTTGATGCCGCTCCAGCTCGTGCAAATGACGAGCGTGAATGGCGTAGCCAAGCCCGAGTTTCTGATTGACCCACGAATTCACACCGACCACCTCACCGCGCGCGTTGATCAGCGGACCCCCGCTATTGCCTGGTGCGATCTTGGCGTCGTGCTGGATCCACAGATCATCGTCGCTCCCTTCGAGAGTCGAGGTGAGCCATTGCCGCGTGTCGGCCGGCAATTGCGTGGTATGCAGCACCCGACCCACGATTCCGCCGGTCGTAGTGAACTCGTTATCTTGCGGATGTCCGATGGCATAGACTTGCGCCGCATCGCGCGGGCCGTCGCCAAAGTTCAGTTCTAGCGCCTGCACATCCGCCGGCGCGCCGTTGAGCTTGATGATCGCCAGATCGCTATGACGGTCGATCGCCAGATAGCCTTCGACGCCAAATCGCGTGCCATCGTTGAATACCACATCCGCTTTCGATGCATCGGACACGACGTGATAGTTCGTGGCGACGAGCCCACTTCTGTCGATGACAAAGCCCGATCCTAAACCGCGCCGATTATTTAGGCTGTCGGAAGTTTCGATCTTCACGATGCCGTGCTTGACGTATTCGACCACGTCTTCCAGCGGAGCGCCGGCAACAGGCTTCGGCTTATCGGCCGCGTCCGCGCGTGGATGAGGATTGAACGGCGCGCGATTGAAGGCGGTTGGCTCGCCATCCTGCGGCGCCGACCGGGCGGCAGCTACCTCACCACTCGCAGCTCGCGGCGAGGACGCCGGACGCAGCGCATAAATCAGTCCGGCCGTGGCAAAGATCAACGCCGCGGTTCCCGCGGCTAGCCATGCCCAAGGCGGTTGCGTCGCGTTGCGTCGCGTTGCCGATCGACGCCGCGCAGGAACATCGATATCAACGTCCACTACGGACGCACTGTCGACGCGCGCAGGCTCGGGCGATGAATCTGCAGGGAATGCCGGCGCATCAACCTGTGTATGACTTGCCGGAATGGGCGGCGGGATGGGTACCGACTTTCTCGGCGTCGAAGGCACAAGGTCGGTATCGAACGCACTTGGCTCAGCGACAGGCAGCTTATTCGGCACGTCGAGCGCGTTGCCGCACTTCGGACACTTTCCCCGCTTGCCCGCGTGCTCATCGCGGACTTGAAGCTTCGCCCGGCAGTTGGGGCAGGTCACGCGAATAGCCATAGCGAACCCTCGTTCTCCTCCAGTTGCTTAGCCTACCACGCGACCACAGGACGAGCCACGAAATGCCGCCGGATTAAGAAATTCCAAGTCTTTTCTACGCGGCGAAATACTGACGCCCTCGCGACGAATGACCAAAGATTGTCCACCGCCATGGCCGCCCCCCTCAAAAGCCAGACCGTGCGTGGTACAATGCTGCCAAACGCGACAACGGAAAACCCAGAGAGATGAGGAGGGCCCGTGCCCTCGGTGTCACTCGCTTGACCCGGCTCTTGGCCCGCAATGCATCTCGTTGATATCCATAACGTCAGCCGTAGTTACGGGCAGGTGCGGGCGCTCCGAGATGTGAGCTTCTCGCTCGAGGCGGGTATTGTCGGCCTGGTCGGGAACAACGGCGCCGGCAAATCGACCCTGCTCAAGGTCCTGCTGGGACTGCTAGCGCCCGATGCCGGCGGGGGCACGATCCTGGGCTACGACATCCGGCACGCGACGAGCGCTTTACGGGGTCAGGTCGGTTATATGCCCGAGGCCGCCGCGACAGTCCCCGTGCTGAAGGGGGTCGAATTCGTCACGTTGGCCGGCGACCTGTACGGTATGCCGCATCGCGATGCCCGACGCCGTGCCCACGAGGTACTGAACTACGTCGGCCTGGGTGAGTTGCGCTACCGGCGTCTGGAAGAATACTCCACCGGCAACGTGCAGCGTCTGAAGTTAGCCGCGGCTCTGGTTCATGACCCCAAGCTGCTGCTCTTGGACGAGCCGACCAACGGCCTCGATCCCGAAGGGCGCGAGTCGATGCTCGAGCTGATCGAGGATTTGATTCACGAAACCGGCAAAAGCGTCATCCTCTGTACCCACCTGCTGCCGGACGTCGAGCGGCTGTGCGAGCAGATCGTGGTGCTGCATCGCGGCACTGTGATCCGGTCGGGCACGATGGCCTCGCTCCGGCTGGGCGAGTCGAACTGCTACGACCTCGCCTGGCTCGGCGACGGCGAACGATTCCTTGCGTCCCTGCGCGAGGCAGGCATCCAGATTATGAACCATAGCCATCCCGATCGCGCAACCGTGCAAGCGCCGACCACGTGGCACAATTCGCAATTCTTTGCCGTGGCGCGCAGCCAGGATGTTGTCCTGACCGAACTACGCGCCGACGAAGAGGACCTCGAGCGGCTGTTCTTCCGAGTCACCGAAGACGTAACACCACAGGCTACCGTCGCTCTCCAACCCCAGGAGCCTGACGATGGGCATTAATAACGCGCACTACTACGGCTGGGAAGGGGAATTGCATTCGCCCTGGTGGGCCACGCTGGCCATCGTGCGCGTGGCCCTCTTGCAAGTCTTTCGCCGCAAGTCCTACTGGCTGGTGATCGGCCTGGGCGTGTTTCAGTTCTTGATGTACTGGATCATCATCTACGTGCTAACGCAGGCTCGGCTGCCCGCCGATGCGCAGCGCGACATGTACGAGTGGTTCGGCTTCACCCCCAAAGCCGAGGCGGGCGAAGAGATCGGCTACATCCGCTTCATGCAGCAGCAGAGCGTCGTGGTCATGATCTTGCTGGCCTTCTCGGGCAGCTTGCTTGTCGGCACGGATTTCCGCAACCGATCGCTGCCGTTTTATCTTTCGCGACGCGTTGACCGCCGACATTACATCGTCGGAAAGCTGCTGGCGATCAGCGTCATCATCTCGCTGTTAACCACGCTGCCGGCGCTATTGCTGTTCATCGAATTCGGCATGTTCACGCCCTCGACCGGTTACTGGGCCGAGCATTGGGACGTCGTGCCGTCGGTTCTTGCGTACGGGCTGGCATTTTGCGTCGTGCTCAGTATTCCTCTGGTCACGATCTCGGCTTATCTACAGCGAATGGCGCCGATCGCGATCACCTGGTCGACGATTTTCGTGATGCTGGGGCGCCTAGGCTCGTACCTGCGCGACGCTACGGATAACGACGATTGGAAACTGATCGACCCTTGGCTCGATATTCGCCTGCTTGGCAAGCTGTGTTTTGGCACCTTTAGCGACGATTACGAGTACTGGCGGGCGCTCAAGGCGACCGCGCTGCTGGCGACAATCTGCGTGATCTGCCTGGTAGCGCTCACGCGCCGCGTCCGGGCCGTGGACATTGTGGAATAAAAGGCGTTGCCAGAGTCGATTCGAAGGCACTGCTCGGCAAATAAATCTCACCATAGATGCTTCATGTTCCTCACCTTTGACCACGTCACGAAGTTCTACGGGCCCGTGATCGGTGTGAATAACATCAGTTGTCGGATCGGGCCGGGCATTACCGGATTGTTCGGCGCCAACGGCGCTGGCAAATCGACGTTGATGAAACTGGCCAGCGGTCAATTGCGCCCCAGTCAAGGGGACGTCCGGATCGGGGATCATCGCGCCTGGTCCACCGAAGCCAAACGCCACATGGGATACGTCCCTGATCTGAACAGCTTCTACGAAGAAATGACCTGCCGCGACTTTG
This window encodes:
- a CDS encoding MotA/TolQ/ExbB proton channel family protein; its protein translation is MASKPKAPLSRMFDMPLLMAASLTIAFYVFVHQPAMHDTLLHRYTTHHVVEYIIVAFFIWGLCDVLFKVLSFPRQSLALRQDWLPPRKGREPVSNAVAMLALVEKKPAWLLQSRIGQRLHEALGYLKDRGSADGLGEHLRYLAELDDERAHNNYGLVRFICWVTPVLGFFGTVLHFGSALGGLSVDQIGERLPTVVGEMGTAFNTTTVALAAATSMMFGLFLCEKTERELIRSTDRRAERELLNRFEAADASMAPFLNAVESASHTMLRTMDETVERQLGIWSSAFNDLQRQADERHQLLTQLWQEAMESLHQRFEVNDTERERKLVRVLETMESQRDQHRTEVRATVDQVTRLQTNLTELAAAVTEVVQGKGELIKLQASLADNMRLLRETGQIDQALHGLTAAIHLITARYQPNAPGYDRAA
- a CDS encoding trypsin-like peptidase domain-containing protein; translated protein: MAIRVTCPNCRAKLQVRDEHAGKRGKCPKCGNALDVPNKLPVAEPSAFDTDLVPSTPRKSVPIPPPIPASHTQVDAPAFPADSSPEPARVDSASVVDVDIDVPARRRSATRRNATQPPWAWLAAGTAALIFATAGLIYALRPASSPRAASGEVAAARSAPQDGEPTAFNRAPFNPHPRADAADKPKPVAGAPLEDVVEYVKHGIVKIETSDSLNNRRGLGSGFVIDRSGLVATNYHVVSDASKADVVFNDGTRFGVEGYLAIDRHSDLAIIKLNGAPADVQALELNFGDGPRDAAQVYAIGHPQDNEFTTTGGIVGRVLHTTQLPADTRQWLTSTLEGSDDDLWIQHDAKIAPGNSGGPLINARGEVVGVNSWVNQKLGLGYAIHARHLHELERHQETAVVPLKLRRRSVPEPSQPQFAALLTASDRLKKLRAELASKNWRPQQDDDYVALDELARTITAIKYVQSNPGAQLPMPLDEQQAVIRECDQAVAELRSVPWRDGDQMRPINAHAGKDRAPYGGAFVFGRVKKVFSGDDAESALWIELVGSSEQYFLPLDEPITGLSAGDCVLVLGIAHPKTVAVGDNPLKPTKVPVLLSKVVLPLGKS
- a CDS encoding ABC transporter ATP-binding protein — encoded protein: MHLVDIHNVSRSYGQVRALRDVSFSLEAGIVGLVGNNGAGKSTLLKVLLGLLAPDAGGGTILGYDIRHATSALRGQVGYMPEAAATVPVLKGVEFVTLAGDLYGMPHRDARRRAHEVLNYVGLGELRYRRLEEYSTGNVQRLKLAAALVHDPKLLLLDEPTNGLDPEGRESMLELIEDLIHETGKSVILCTHLLPDVERLCEQIVVLHRGTVIRSGTMASLRLGESNCYDLAWLGDGERFLASLREAGIQIMNHSHPDRATVQAPTTWHNSQFFAVARSQDVVLTELRADEEDLERLFFRVTEDVTPQATVALQPQEPDDGH